Proteins encoded by one window of Paenibacillus urinalis:
- a CDS encoding methyl-accepting chemotaxis protein: protein MSKLKKWSFKNLSIVARNMILTSFYIIITGAVVIGCSQFIQGNVLTKQLQSDSGKLMEALGSQVSVEDAEAAKNNPDPNSPIQQQITAVFDELSKTHPNVAQGYIFGPELEEGTQTSIIALPTAVLEMFAAEDMALGDMYAQPQIHADGVKEMLETKEIAYTAAYNDDYGTWITVLYPFVNGAGEVFAYMGIDVDASLIATGKQELLTYTLLALLITLVIVLALQYITLRQTFKPVKELMGALDKISKGDFTVQLRTSDDELGQVNEKFNTTASNIGRLVTTIKKVSEQSAEQSKFLFSAVEVNNENTVDITKNIEEMTNSVAKQSVSISESVVSLEEISSGVTTIAGNTSELSEISLQMKEQSEVGHQNVDQVIEQMNSINRSVKNSVDIIEKLQMRSGEIGQIVQVITELASQTNLLSLNASIEAARAGEEGRGFAVVADEVKKLSEASKKSADQIAELIGYIQDETALAVEAIGDGEQNVAKGIEIVKETGSIFKGILVSTDSVTSQIQEVSAATQQMVAETEQITASIKSLADMAEKNSVVSGQIERSAQEQQAAFAKIFDSAEQMNEVASELESLVDKLRVQ, encoded by the coding sequence ATGAGTAAGTTAAAAAAATGGAGCTTCAAAAACCTGAGCATTGTTGCTAGAAATATGATACTCACAAGCTTCTATATCATTATTACAGGTGCTGTCGTTATTGGCTGCAGTCAGTTTATTCAAGGTAATGTATTGACCAAACAGCTTCAATCCGATTCCGGAAAATTAATGGAGGCTCTGGGAAGCCAGGTATCTGTGGAAGATGCGGAAGCAGCGAAAAATAACCCGGATCCGAATTCTCCGATTCAACAACAAATTACGGCTGTATTTGATGAGTTATCCAAGACCCATCCCAATGTAGCACAAGGCTATATCTTTGGACCGGAGCTGGAAGAGGGTACGCAAACCTCGATCATTGCACTGCCAACTGCAGTGCTTGAGATGTTCGCTGCAGAAGATATGGCACTTGGCGACATGTACGCACAGCCTCAAATTCATGCAGACGGCGTGAAGGAGATGCTTGAAACCAAGGAAATAGCCTACACCGCTGCTTATAACGATGATTATGGTACATGGATTACGGTACTGTATCCCTTTGTGAATGGAGCAGGCGAAGTATTTGCATATATGGGAATTGATGTGGATGCAAGTCTGATTGCAACAGGCAAGCAGGAGCTGCTGACATACACACTTCTTGCACTGCTGATTACGCTCGTTATCGTTCTTGCATTGCAATACATTACACTTAGACAGACCTTCAAGCCGGTCAAAGAGCTGATGGGTGCACTAGATAAGATAAGTAAGGGTGACTTTACCGTACAGCTGAGAACGAGTGATGATGAGCTTGGACAAGTCAACGAGAAATTCAACACCACAGCAAGTAACATCGGTCGTTTGGTTACTACGATCAAGAAGGTATCCGAGCAATCCGCGGAGCAATCCAAATTCTTGTTCAGTGCGGTTGAAGTTAACAACGAAAATACGGTAGATATTACGAAAAATATTGAAGAAATGACCAATAGTGTTGCGAAGCAAAGTGTGTCGATATCAGAGAGCGTTGTTTCGCTCGAAGAGATCTCATCCGGTGTGACCACAATTGCCGGAAATACGTCCGAGCTGTCCGAGATTTCTTTGCAGATGAAGGAGCAGTCTGAGGTAGGACATCAGAATGTAGATCAGGTCATTGAGCAGATGAATTCCATCAATCGTTCGGTTAAGAACTCGGTAGATATTATTGAGAAGCTGCAGATGCGTTCCGGCGAAATTGGCCAGATCGTTCAAGTGATTACAGAGCTTGCTTCACAGACGAACCTGTTGTCTCTGAATGCAAGTATTGAAGCGGCAAGAGCTGGTGAAGAGGGACGAGGATTTGCGGTCGTAGCGGATGAAGTGAAGAAGCTGTCCGAAGCCTCCAAGAAATCGGCAGATCAGATTGCAGAATTGATCGGATACATCCAGGATGAGACGGCTCTCGCTGTAGAGGCCATTGGTGATGGAGAGCAAAATGTAGCCAAAGGAATTGAAATCGTCAAAGAAACCGGCTCGATCTTCAAAGGTATCCTGGTTTCGACGGATTCCGTCACAAGCCAAATTCAAGAAGTATCTGCCGCTACACAGCAGATGGTCGCAGAAACGGAGCAAATTACGGCTTCAATCAAATCACTTGCGGATATGGCTGAGAAGAATTCAGTAGTCTCCGGTCAAATTGAGCGTAGTGCTCAAGAGCAGCAGGCTGCTTTTGCCAAGATTTTTGATTCAGCGGAACAAATGAATGAGGTTGCAAGCGAATTAGAATCATTAGTAGACAAACTTAGAGTGCAATAA
- a CDS encoding PH domain-containing protein translates to MTEDKRYHPLLILFEVWKLIKNTFSIIILLFVIQMGSEAKWVIYGRWLFYLVIVGCLITIVWRWITERYRLDDTSFHLAQGVFVKSKRTIPFRKIQNVNRHASLFHRIFKVTSIRFETGMTGDEAAVEFQVISRAEADRIEKYIADQVNKERVASAMHSKNTTNEMDSAPNDENEIELTADQIQDSSDQAHDTVHAATYEQAPEAQQRTLHFKPTRKEVLKASFTSLSFLVLIPIVGTLYSNVQEFIDIEEQAEGILSTVLSSWWMTSLVIAGIIVLAVILGIVTTFLKYGNFEISSDEERIYIAKGVMEQTAFSIAKEKVQAIEITQSFIKRLLGLAEVKLVTAGSVGEAEHEVNSLYPFLPVSKVHAMIPKMLPAYEVSLDMQRLPRTSLWLRLVRPSWIWIVATALLVYFKPNLFGWDEAWWVLSAGLLVCVVLWRVLDYLNCRYSIGEHFVQFKSGGFATSLFISKRAKITEVKVTQGILQRRLDLASIQTTNRAKPVLHHKAQDVPVQAADHFYMWYMERSKDVSTLHEQ, encoded by the coding sequence ATGACCGAAGATAAACGTTATCATCCATTGTTAATTCTATTTGAAGTATGGAAGCTGATTAAAAATACCTTCTCCATTATTATTTTGTTGTTTGTTATCCAAATGGGTTCCGAAGCGAAGTGGGTCATATACGGAAGATGGCTTTTTTATCTGGTTATCGTGGGTTGTCTTATTACTATCGTGTGGCGCTGGATCACCGAGCGTTACCGCCTCGATGATACCTCCTTTCATCTTGCGCAAGGGGTATTCGTCAAATCGAAGCGCACGATTCCATTCAGAAAAATTCAAAATGTAAACCGTCATGCTTCATTGTTTCATCGAATTTTTAAGGTGACCTCCATCAGGTTTGAGACAGGGATGACGGGGGACGAAGCGGCTGTGGAGTTTCAAGTGATATCTCGTGCCGAAGCAGATCGCATTGAGAAGTACATCGCTGACCAAGTGAATAAAGAGCGTGTCGCTTCTGCTATGCATTCCAAGAACACAACTAACGAAATGGACAGCGCTCCAAATGATGAGAACGAGATCGAATTGACAGCAGATCAGATACAAGATTCTTCGGATCAGGCCCACGACACGGTCCATGCCGCGACTTATGAACAAGCTCCTGAAGCACAGCAGCGCACGCTCCATTTCAAGCCGACCAGGAAGGAAGTATTAAAGGCTTCTTTTACATCGCTCAGTTTCCTGGTCCTTATTCCCATTGTGGGGACACTGTACTCTAATGTGCAGGAGTTTATCGATATCGAGGAGCAGGCCGAGGGGATACTGTCCACGGTGTTATCCTCTTGGTGGATGACCTCATTGGTCATTGCCGGAATCATCGTGCTGGCTGTCATTCTTGGGATCGTGACTACATTTCTTAAGTACGGAAACTTTGAAATTTCTTCAGATGAGGAACGGATCTATATTGCCAAAGGGGTCATGGAGCAAACTGCGTTTTCCATTGCAAAAGAAAAGGTACAGGCGATTGAAATTACCCAATCCTTCATCAAGAGGCTGCTCGGACTGGCAGAGGTCAAGCTGGTCACGGCAGGCAGTGTGGGGGAAGCGGAGCATGAAGTGAACAGCCTGTATCCTTTTTTACCGGTGAGCAAAGTCCACGCCATGATCCCCAAGATGCTGCCGGCCTATGAAGTATCTCTCGATATGCAGCGTTTGCCTCGTACATCGTTATGGCTGCGTCTTGTGAGGCCAAGCTGGATCTGGATCGTTGCAACAGCGCTGCTCGTTTATTTTAAGCCGAACCTATTTGGCTGGGATGAAGCTTGGTGGGTATTATCCGCTGGCTTGCTTGTCTGTGTCGTGCTATGGAGAGTACTGGATTATCTCAACTGCAGATACAGCATTGGAGAGCATTTCGTTCAGTTTAAGAGCGGAGGATTTGCTACAAGTCTGTTTATTTCCAAGAGAGCCAAGATCACCGAAGTCAAAGTAACGCAAGGCATACTCCAGCGCCGTCTAGACCTGGCTTCCATCCAAACCACCAATCGTGCAAAGCCTGTCCTTCATCATAAAGCGCAGGATGTACCGGTGCAAGCAGCAGATCATTTTTACATGTGGTATATGGAACGGTCCAAGGATGTTTCAACTCTACATGAGCAGTGA
- a CDS encoding metallophosphoesterase family protein, which translates to MLYNKIAVISDIHSNVYALNAVLKDIETRDIDITLNLGDSLFGPIDPIGTAQRLMDHDQMIHIMGNCDEELLKDHSDSLTYQFVKPLLDSELLRWVHSYKSTWKYEDILFCHGTPGSNRTYLLEQATKSGIVYKSAELLSDELRSIQEQYIICGHSHVSRTQFLLDDKIVINAGSVGLPAYEDDLPVPHVMESGSPHAKYVILTRNDRGSWDIAHLQIAYDWERAADIANQNGRNDYAYAIMTGRALVKG; encoded by the coding sequence ATGCTGTACAACAAGATCGCAGTCATTTCAGATATTCATAGTAATGTATATGCTTTAAATGCGGTGCTGAAGGATATTGAAACGAGAGATATAGATATTACTTTGAATCTGGGAGATTCGTTGTTCGGACCAATCGATCCAATAGGAACTGCTCAGCGCTTGATGGATCACGACCAGATGATTCATATCATGGGCAATTGTGACGAGGAATTATTGAAGGATCATAGCGATTCTCTTACATATCAATTTGTCAAACCGTTGCTGGATTCAGAGCTGCTCAGGTGGGTCCACAGCTATAAGTCAACGTGGAAGTATGAAGATATCTTGTTTTGCCATGGAACGCCAGGATCTAATCGTACCTATTTATTGGAGCAAGCTACTAAATCAGGTATTGTCTATAAAAGTGCTGAATTGCTCTCGGACGAGCTTCGCTCTATACAGGAGCAATATATCATATGCGGGCATAGTCACGTGAGCAGGACTCAGTTCCTGCTGGATGATAAAATCGTTATTAACGCAGGGAGTGTCGGACTTCCCGCATACGAAGATGATTTGCCTGTTCCACATGTAATGGAATCGGGTAGTCCTCACGCCAAATATGTCATACTAACGCGAAACGATCGAGGTTCTTGGGATATTGCACATCTCCAAATCGCCTATGACTGGGAACGTGCGGCTGACATTGCCAACCAGAACGGGCGTAACGACTATGCTTATGCCATTATGACAGGAAGAGCACTTGTTAAGGGTTGA
- a CDS encoding GNAT family N-acetyltransferase, translated as MSEHKYQTIHRMPSVKEYIDLCSSVGWQEVMNFDAAEQSLQHSCYGVVIEYNGEAVGMGRVVGDGIMYFYVQDIVVKSEHQSKGLGQLIMRAIQQYLSEHAAEKAFVGLFSAQGKESFYQKYGFNMHQGMTGMFGVIHDREIK; from the coding sequence ATGTCCGAACATAAATATCAAACGATTCACAGGATGCCAAGTGTGAAGGAATATATTGATTTATGCAGTTCAGTCGGCTGGCAAGAGGTCATGAATTTTGATGCAGCTGAACAATCACTGCAGCATTCCTGCTATGGCGTTGTTATAGAATATAATGGAGAGGCTGTCGGCATGGGAAGAGTCGTGGGCGATGGCATCATGTATTTCTACGTCCAGGATATTGTCGTGAAGTCGGAGCATCAGAGTAAGGGGCTGGGACAGCTGATCATGAGGGCGATCCAGCAATATTTAAGTGAGCATGCGGCTGAGAAGGCATTTGTCGGGCTATTTTCCGCTCAGGGCAAAGAAAGCTTTTATCAGAAATACGGTTTTAATATGCATCAAGGCATGACCGGCATGTTCGGCGTCATTCATGACCGTGAAATAAAGTAA
- a CDS encoding PH domain-containing protein, with the protein MYSQTKEPQQRLADNAVKIWWISAVISNVIGFVVLGVLLFLDYYFSWYAWIGWVLIGLTIISVLYAVWDILIRPKLLYAHWRYDVTEQFLQLKFGTLTEVHQLIPMTKIQSVATRQGPLLRKYNLYALSVDTMGSSHSIPILPEQVALDLRDQIAYYAKIKEVDE; encoded by the coding sequence TTGTACTCGCAAACGAAAGAGCCGCAGCAGCGATTAGCAGACAATGCGGTCAAAATATGGTGGATCAGTGCAGTAATCAGTAATGTGATCGGGTTTGTAGTACTCGGGGTGTTGTTATTTCTCGACTATTATTTCTCCTGGTATGCTTGGATCGGCTGGGTTCTCATCGGACTCACGATCATCTCGGTGCTCTATGCTGTCTGGGATATCTTGATCCGTCCCAAGCTGCTATACGCACACTGGCGCTATGATGTAACAGAGCAGTTTCTCCAGCTGAAGTTCGGTACGCTGACTGAGGTCCATCAGCTAATTCCCATGACCAAGATTCAATCGGTGGCTACCCGTCAGGGTCCGCTGCTTCGCAAATATAATTTGTACGCTTTATCGGTAGATACGATGGGATCTTCACACAGTATTCCTATTCTGCCTGAGCAGGTTGCGCTGGACCTGAGAGACCAAATCGCTTATTATGCCAAAATAAAAGAGGTGGATGAATGA
- a CDS encoding WecB/TagA/CpsF family glycosyltransferase, with the protein MENYSKIMGIPVPKLTMTETVQILSEVIEKQREELYHVVTLNPEIAMSCQHNAALRQIVDRAGLLTADGAGIVMVSRVKRDPLPERVTGCDLLYHLLAAGHQKNWSFYLLGADEETSHAAEANIRSSYPGAIIKGRHHGFFHPSEEGRILEEISSANPDILVVALGAPYAEEWIDKHRDQLNARIAIGVGGTLDIIAGRVKRAPRIWQRLNLEWMYRLINQPSRWRRQLILPRFAVRAILYRDPN; encoded by the coding sequence ATGGAGAACTATTCGAAAATTATGGGCATTCCAGTTCCAAAGCTCACGATGACAGAGACGGTCCAAATCTTGAGTGAGGTCATAGAGAAGCAGCGGGAAGAGCTTTACCATGTCGTTACCTTGAACCCGGAGATCGCGATGTCCTGTCAGCATAATGCTGCGCTTCGTCAGATTGTAGATCGTGCCGGGCTGCTTACCGCCGATGGTGCAGGAATTGTGATGGTCTCAAGGGTCAAAAGAGATCCCCTTCCTGAGCGGGTAACGGGCTGCGATCTTCTCTATCATCTTCTTGCCGCCGGGCATCAGAAGAATTGGTCTTTCTATCTGCTAGGTGCGGATGAGGAGACGAGCCATGCCGCGGAAGCGAATATACGATCATCCTACCCTGGTGCCATCATAAAGGGGAGGCATCATGGTTTCTTCCATCCTTCCGAGGAAGGGCGAATCCTAGAGGAGATCAGTTCAGCGAATCCGGATATCCTTGTCGTTGCACTCGGCGCGCCTTATGCGGAAGAATGGATCGATAAGCACCGAGATCAACTGAATGCGCGGATCGCGATCGGCGTTGGAGGCACGCTTGATATTATAGCTGGAAGAGTAAAAAGAGCACCCCGCATCTGGCAGAGGCTGAATCTGGAGTGGATGTACAGACTTATAAATCAGCCTTCAAGGTGGAGAAGGCAGCTGATCTTGCCAAGATTTGCAGTGAGAGCTATTCTTTACAGAGATCCAAATTAA
- a CDS encoding non-ribosomal peptide synthetase — MNTTVLLEQTKQYWSDELQLPLPGFHLYTDGSLNYAKQAAAQTEQVLNLEPVMLKRYSELYDMKAWMLAGYAVFLHRMTQDNDMLIGVQNRREQLLPMRISISRTDSFRRVYEQVLDKLVQLDSSELSHADVENIAGYTVQYQTIYGMKLHHEASRLNWYVQEGPDTWLLHVSYDSQLFKQATIRRYMQHFERLLSGVLEDGDMDTTISSLPILTEEDWRAYDVLNDTKMSLPEQATIVSMFTSVAAQFPDRTALSANEDELTYQELDLLSNKIANMLLEKGIRKGEFVSLFMERSLETIVSLLGVMKAGGAYIPLDPTHPEERNAYIIEDTKSKVILTESSYIPKLDSLLAGFEHRPEIVCLDQLDGSYSETAPAIRIDEDDLAYVIYTSGSTGKPKGALIAHKGVVNLAMATKQDLGLTEEDVILQYSTFSFDASVYDIFGSIGSGARLHLLSDEERFSIDAFTEAVEQLEATRIAILPTVFFNRLAAYLPEDAAVKYEKIKSITVGGEALTGETVRMFQKKLQIPVTNLYGPTEITVVATGHKVDYPVPEDVSTIVIGTPLANYELYIVDGNNDLCPIGVTGELLISSVGVAKGYLNQPEKTKEAFISDPIRPGSGKKFYRSGDLVRLLPNGQVEYRGRRDSQIKIRGFRIEIGEIENSFAKHENIKDVAVIPITEDGNKLLAAFYTTNDGAAISKKDLVQYLSKKVPGYMVPTYMQHVVEMPLSPTGKVDRKQLAAYELKADENDSIYMAPENEIQQAVAASWEQVLDLQRISIHDDFFEIGGYSLKILEILVLLKPSYPLLKINDFFQYPTIARLAERIEELNQAVEKDARDIDIVNRPIEDLAEHPAVIGTPDHFSIKTSAQKNILLTGATGYLGSHLLAELLQRSDAIVYCLVRSSSGMDPYARLVHIMQGYFGSESAEWIENRVVVLEGDLEKENLGLSEADQMLVAKQIDSIIHCGADVRHFGDAKHFANVNVESTNRLLSLAREGSGIRFHFISTLGIPEELAENGQWADIVQGNGYMTSYVENVYTNSKLEAEKLVIQAGEEGVPVNVYRVGNLSCRSDNGVFQNNIDNNAFYRMLKAMLLLRRAPRVRWEVDMTPIDYAGQAVTALALQDETVGRVFHICNPVTIPYERMVEYFTDAGYDITLMDLKEFEGWLLNPNEPKDSAGVELAMAQLEGDGAKNSMFRYTCPQTMEFLAGTGVQCAEPDAAYFNKLIHHAVEIGYFIQPNSFDNVTR, encoded by the coding sequence TTGAATACCACCGTGTTGTTAGAACAAACCAAGCAGTATTGGTCTGACGAGCTGCAGCTGCCTTTGCCTGGATTTCATTTGTATACAGATGGGTCATTGAACTATGCCAAGCAGGCAGCAGCTCAGACAGAGCAGGTACTGAACCTCGAGCCCGTAATGCTGAAGCGTTACAGTGAACTATATGATATGAAGGCATGGATGCTTGCCGGATACGCGGTATTCCTGCACCGAATGACTCAGGACAATGATATGCTGATTGGTGTGCAAAACAGAAGAGAACAGCTTCTTCCTATGCGTATCTCCATAAGTAGAACAGATTCGTTCAGACGTGTGTATGAGCAGGTGCTGGATAAGCTTGTACAACTGGATTCATCAGAGCTGAGTCATGCGGATGTGGAGAATATAGCTGGATACACGGTTCAATATCAAACCATATACGGCATGAAGCTTCATCATGAAGCCAGCAGACTGAATTGGTATGTGCAGGAGGGGCCGGATACCTGGCTCCTTCATGTTTCGTATGATTCGCAGCTGTTCAAGCAAGCTACCATTCGCCGATACATGCAGCACTTTGAGCGGTTATTGAGCGGTGTGCTTGAAGATGGAGATATGGATACGACGATTTCTAGTCTTCCCATTCTGACAGAAGAAGACTGGAGAGCCTACGATGTGCTGAACGACACGAAGATGAGTCTCCCGGAGCAGGCCACCATCGTGTCCATGTTCACTTCGGTAGCTGCGCAGTTTCCAGATCGAACCGCCTTGTCCGCGAATGAGGATGAGCTTACCTATCAGGAGCTCGACCTGCTGTCAAACAAAATTGCAAATATGCTCTTGGAGAAGGGGATACGCAAGGGTGAATTTGTGTCTCTCTTTATGGAGCGAAGCTTAGAGACGATTGTAAGCCTGCTGGGTGTAATGAAAGCTGGAGGAGCTTATATCCCGCTTGATCCGACCCATCCGGAGGAGAGAAATGCATATATCATCGAAGATACGAAATCAAAGGTGATCCTGACCGAGAGCAGCTATATTCCGAAGCTGGATTCACTGCTTGCCGGATTCGAGCATAGACCGGAAATCGTCTGTTTAGATCAGCTTGACGGTTCCTATTCCGAGACGGCGCCAGCGATCCGCATTGACGAGGATGATCTGGCCTATGTCATTTATACATCGGGATCAACAGGCAAGCCGAAGGGAGCCTTGATTGCCCATAAAGGGGTTGTCAATTTGGCGATGGCGACCAAGCAGGATCTTGGCTTAACGGAAGAGGATGTGATTCTGCAATACTCTACCTTCAGTTTTGATGCTTCCGTGTATGATATCTTCGGTTCGATTGGGAGCGGTGCCAGACTGCATCTGCTGTCCGATGAAGAACGTTTCTCGATCGATGCTTTTACAGAAGCTGTGGAGCAGCTAGAAGCGACCCGTATCGCCATTTTGCCAACCGTATTCTTTAACAGACTTGCCGCCTATCTGCCGGAAGATGCCGCAGTAAAATATGAGAAGATTAAGAGCATCACTGTCGGGGGAGAAGCCCTGACGGGAGAGACGGTACGGATGTTCCAGAAAAAGCTGCAGATTCCGGTGACGAATCTCTATGGTCCTACCGAAATTACCGTTGTTGCAACCGGACATAAGGTAGACTACCCCGTGCCGGAGGATGTCTCCACGATTGTGATCGGGACTCCGCTTGCCAACTACGAGCTGTATATTGTGGACGGGAACAATGACCTATGTCCAATAGGAGTTACAGGAGAGCTGCTAATCAGCTCTGTAGGTGTAGCCAAAGGTTACTTGAACCAGCCGGAGAAGACGAAGGAAGCATTTATCTCAGATCCGATCCGTCCGGGTTCAGGGAAGAAATTTTATCGCTCTGGTGATTTGGTGCGGCTATTGCCGAATGGACAGGTTGAATACAGAGGAAGACGGGATTCGCAAATTAAGATCAGAGGATTCCGAATTGAAATTGGTGAGATTGAAAATAGTTTTGCCAAGCACGAGAATATCAAGGACGTTGCAGTCATTCCAATTACTGAGGATGGCAACAAATTGTTAGCGGCATTTTATACAACGAACGATGGGGCAGCAATATCTAAGAAGGATCTTGTGCAATATCTAAGCAAAAAGGTTCCGGGATATATGGTTCCTACGTATATGCAGCATGTAGTGGAAATGCCGTTATCTCCTACGGGAAAAGTGGATCGTAAACAACTCGCAGCTTATGAACTTAAGGCAGATGAGAATGATTCGATATATATGGCACCGGAGAATGAGATTCAGCAAGCGGTCGCAGCGTCCTGGGAACAGGTACTCGATCTGCAGAGAATTAGCATTCATGATGATTTCTTCGAGATTGGCGGGTATTCGCTCAAGATTCTTGAGATTCTGGTCCTGCTGAAGCCAAGCTATCCATTGCTCAAGATCAATGACTTCTTCCAGTATCCAACGATTGCTAGATTGGCCGAGCGGATCGAGGAGCTTAATCAGGCGGTAGAGAAGGATGCCAGGGATATAGATATCGTCAATCGTCCGATTGAGGATTTAGCGGAACATCCGGCAGTCATTGGTACTCCAGATCACTTCAGCATAAAGACGTCTGCACAGAAAAACATTCTGCTGACAGGAGCAACCGGCTACTTAGGCTCTCATTTGCTGGCAGAGCTGCTTCAGCGTTCAGATGCTATCGTGTACTGTCTCGTCCGCTCTTCTTCGGGAATGGATCCGTATGCACGCTTGGTTCACATCATGCAGGGCTACTTCGGCAGTGAATCTGCAGAGTGGATTGAGAACCGGGTTGTTGTATTGGAAGGAGATCTGGAGAAGGAGAACCTGGGGCTTAGTGAGGCAGACCAAATGCTGGTGGCTAAGCAGATTGATTCTATCATCCACTGCGGTGCGGATGTGAGACACTTTGGAGATGCCAAGCATTTTGCTAATGTGAATGTAGAGAGCACGAATCGCCTGCTGTCTCTCGCGAGAGAAGGAAGCGGCATCCGGTTCCACTTTATTTCCACACTCGGTATTCCAGAAGAGCTTGCTGAGAATGGACAATGGGCCGACATCGTTCAAGGGAACGGCTATATGACATCATATGTCGAGAATGTATATACGAATAGCAAGCTTGAAGCGGAGAAGCTGGTAATACAGGCGGGTGAAGAAGGAGTACCGGTGAATGTTTATCGAGTGGGTAATTTATCCTGCCGCTCAGATAATGGGGTATTCCAAAATAATATCGATAACAACGCTTTTTACCGCATGCTGAAGGCGATGCTGCTGCTGAGAAGAGCCCCTCGGGTACGATGGGAAGTGGATATGACTCCGATCGACTACGCAGGACAAGCCGTTACCGCGCTTGCGCTTCAGGATGAGACCGTAGGAAGAGTCTTTCACATATGTAATCCGGTTACGATTCCATATGAGCGTATGGTCGAGTACTTTACAGACGCTGGCTATGACATCACGTTAATGGACTTGAAAGAGTTCGAAGGCTGGCTGCTTAATCCCAATGAACCGAAGGATTCGGCTGGAGTCGAACTTGCGATGGCTCAGCTGGAAGGGGATGGAGCGAAGAATTCCATGTTCCGGTACACATGTCCGCAGACGATGGAGTTCCTTGCAGGCACCGGAGTGCAGTGTGCCGAGCCAGACGCGGCGTACTTTAATAAGCTGATTCATCATGCGGTGGAGATTGGATATTTTATTCAACCGAATTCATTTGATAATGTCACAAGATAA
- a CDS encoding HAD family hydrolase — translation MPVRALIFDLDDTLSDRQASIEDYISRFITTYFPQADASRQAFIAERFREADQNGYRDKKEVYDMLVSQLSWSDPPTAEEYIAFFKEELPRCIKPMEHLYPVLDYFKSKGVPMAVITNGSVQVQGAKIAQLGIRDYFDTVIISAEAGIKKPHPDIYAIALQRLNMAPADVWFIGDHPQNDVAGAVKCGIQAIWMARDNVWDDQLEHKPHKSIRNLQELVPIYENALGLNNASNEGHKV, via the coding sequence GTGCCGGTAAGAGCATTAATATTTGATCTGGATGATACGCTGTCCGATCGACAGGCTTCCATTGAAGACTATATTTCGAGATTCATTACAACGTACTTCCCTCAAGCGGATGCAAGCAGGCAAGCCTTCATCGCTGAACGGTTTAGAGAAGCAGATCAGAATGGCTACCGTGATAAAAAAGAAGTATACGATATGCTGGTAAGTCAGCTCAGCTGGTCTGATCCGCCCACGGCTGAGGAGTACATTGCCTTCTTCAAAGAAGAGCTGCCACGCTGCATTAAGCCGATGGAGCATCTATATCCGGTTCTGGATTATTTTAAGTCCAAAGGCGTACCCATGGCTGTCATCACAAATGGTTCGGTCCAGGTGCAAGGCGCTAAGATTGCTCAGCTTGGAATTCGGGACTATTTTGATACCGTGATCATATCAGCGGAAGCAGGGATAAAGAAGCCTCATCCGGATATCTATGCCATCGCGTTACAAAGGTTAAACATGGCCCCAGCGGATGTATGGTTCATCGGAGATCATCCTCAGAATGATGTAGCAGGGGCAGTAAAATGCGGCATTCAGGCCATATGGATGGCAAGAGACAACGTATGGGATGATCAGCTCGAGCATAAGCCACACAAGTCGATCAGAAACCTGCAGGAGTTAGTGCCGATATATGAGAACGCGTTAGGATTAAATAATGCATCGAACGAAGGACATAAAGTATAG
- a CDS encoding nucleoside deaminase: MDKDYTYLMMAFEEAMKARDEGTFPIGAVIVDENGKVISRGRNRVFSECDSTAHAEVDAIRQAGQLIVNPATRKFIPNNGLTLYTTCEPCPMCTGTIVLSLIRKVVWAANDEEIGAFRRFRNAGSPLPVYDDLFNQIEFTAAPYPDLEERQRALLAEWNINRGYTDTHWNQEAEGSSCR, encoded by the coding sequence ATGGACAAGGATTATACATACTTGATGATGGCATTTGAAGAAGCAATGAAAGCAAGAGATGAAGGAACCTTCCCCATTGGAGCAGTCATTGTGGATGAGAACGGTAAAGTCATCAGCAGGGGAAGAAATCGGGTGTTTTCGGAATGTGATTCAACAGCTCATGCCGAAGTGGATGCGATTAGACAAGCAGGACAGCTTATCGTAAACCCAGCAACCCGTAAATTCATACCCAACAATGGTCTGACGTTATACACTACTTGTGAGCCTTGTCCGATGTGTACAGGTACAATCGTGCTGTCGTTGATTCGAAAAGTGGTGTGGGCAGCCAATGATGAAGAGATTGGTGCGTTCAGAAGGTTTAGAAACGCGGGCAGTCCACTCCCAGTATATGATGATTTATTTAATCAAATTGAGTTCACCGCCGCACCGTATCCAGATTTAGAAGAACGGCAAAGAGCCTTGCTGGCAGAGTGGAATATCAATCGCGGCTATACGGATACCCATTGGAATCAAGAAGCGGAGGGATCTTCGTGCCGGTAA